The following are encoded in a window of Pyrenophora tritici-repentis strain M4 chromosome 6, whole genome shotgun sequence genomic DNA:
- a CDS encoding Amidase domain containing protein gives MSSGANWEKIAAGKRAALAESIPIEYRIPQDKIPPESQLDVTTWPKESGWFTANELEITDSTASDILKKVAAKTWSAEQVTSAFCKRAAAAQQLTNCLSDAFFDEAIQQAKSLDEYLRRTGQTVGPLHGLPISLKDNFNVKGKDSTVGFTSLVNDPAVYNSTLVDMLEKLGAVRYCKTNVPTAMMIAESVNNTFGRTVNPLNRKVTSGGSSGGESALIAFGGSPLGIGTDIGGSLRIPAACTGIFTLRPSFGRFTTQRCRSGLAGQEAVQSVNGPMGKTLEDITMYSKAIVDAQPWKVDPKMLPIPWRPAELPKKLRIAVLWSDGICLPTPPVTRALKETVEKLKKAGHDVVEWDPKLHATALQLLGRMFVADGGKSVEALLGMTGEPYRPEMQQYKEAKELGVYEMWKLHTERSELQRQYLEQWISMSIDAILAPTTPYSSVAHGDFKYVGYTGVYNVVDYAAVSFPCKVSVDKAIDKHVGDYKPLSDFCKDAHDSYNPELLHGLPVSLQLVAQRLEEEKVLAMTETVLQAIQS, from the exons ATGTCATCCGGCGCAAACTGGGAGAAGATCGCTGCGGGGAAGCGCGCAGCTCTCGCGGAATCCATTCCGATAGAGTATCGCATACCCCAAGACAAGATACCACCAGAGTCGCAACTTGACGTAACAACCTGGCCCAAGGAATCCGGCTGGTTTACGGCGAATGAGCTTGAGATTACGGACAGCACAGCATCAGACATTCTAAAAAAGGTCGCGGCAAAGACATGGAGCGCAGAGCAAGTTACAAGCGCGTTTTGTAAAcgtgctgctgctgctcaGCAATTG ACGAACTGTCTCAGCGATGCGTTCTTCGATGAAGCAATTCAGCAGGCCAAATCCCTCGACGAATACCTCCGACGTACCGGACAGACAGTAGGGCCGCTCCATGGCCTACCCATATCACTCAAAGACAACTTCAATGTCAAGGGGAAGGATAGTACGGTTGGTTTTACTTCATTGGTGAATGATCCAGCAGTATACAATTCCACTCTTGTGGACATGTTGGAGAAACTCGGCGCAGTGCGGTATTGCAAAACGAACGTGCCAACAGCCATGATGATC GCAGAGTCTGTGAACAACACATTCGGTCGGACCGTCAATCCGCTAAATCGCAAGGTCACTTCTGGCGGCTCCTCAGGAGGAGAGTCTGCTCTCATAGCATTTGGTGGTAGCCCCTTGGGCATCGGAACAGACATA GGCGGTAGTCTACGCATCCCAGCAGCATGTACCGGTATATTCACCCTCCGCCCCTCCTTCGGTCGTTTCACCACACAACGGTGTCGATCCGGTCTCGCGGGCCAAGAAGCAGTACAAAGTGTGAATGGGCCCATGGGAAAAACACTCGAGGATATTACCATGTACTCAAAAGCTATCGTTGACGCACAGCCGTGGAAGGTCGATCCAAAGATGCTACCAATCCCCTGGCGGCCAGCGGAACTTCCAAAGAAACTTAGGATAGCGGTGCTTTGGAGCGATGGTATTTGCTTACCCACGCCTCCTGTTACACGGGCGCTAAAGGAGACGGTTGAGAAGTTGAAGAAGGCTGGTCATGATGTTGTGGAATGGGATCCTAAGCTCCATGCGACTGCTCTGCAACTTCTG GGACGCATGTTTGTCGCAGATGGTGGTAAGAGTGTTGAAGCGTTGCTTGGTATGACCGGTGAACCGTATCGACCTGAGATGCAACAGTACAAAGAAGCCAAAGAGTTGGGTGTCTACGAGATGTGGAAATTGCATACTGAGAGATCCGAGCTGCAGCGGCAGTACTTGGAGCAGTGGATCTCGATGAGTATTGACGCTATTTTGG CGCCTACGACTCCCTACTCCAGTGTGGCCCACGGTGACTTCAAGTACGTCGGATACACTGGCGTGTATAATGTCGTGGATTACGCAGCTGTGTCTTTTCCCTGCAAAGTATCTGTCGATAAGGCTATCGACAAGCATGTAGGTGATTATAAGCCTTTGAGTGACTTTTGCAAGGATGCTCATGATAGCT ACAACCCCGAGCTACTACATGGCTTACCTGTTAGTCTTCA ATTGGTTGCACAACGACTagaagaggagaaggtgCTTGCTATGACTGAAACAGTCTTGCAAGCTATACAATCGTAG
- a CDS encoding UhpC, Sugar phosphate permease, producing MANGFIAYLRGDQNAPGERKLVQKLDFFILSFCCLMYFLNYLDRTNLNNAYVSGMKEELNFKGNQLNQINTVFTVGYTIGQVPCNIALYYIKPRYFFPACMVAWAGLTMATAAAQKPQDIMAIRFFQAIFESSTFVGTHYILGSWYTEKELGKRSGIFTASGLAGTMIGGFIQTGIHSSMDGLRGMSGWRWLFVIDGIITLPVALYGLLLFPDTPHTTHAPYLTPSERALAKSRIPPVPHRTPISLSFLKHCFSTWYWYFFVVLWILAGETESFSSNALLQLYLRSHPTKKYTVAQNNNYPTGVPAVGIASTLFWATVTDYWGGRRWMVGYWIAGTGIVTSAVMLAYPESTAVHFAMYYWAGSVYACQATFFAWANDVLRYEEDSLRAVVIASMNMGSNAVNAWWSILFYGANFAPYFTRGMWAMIAVSIAMGVWTAGVVWMQKRTEGRRGVDGVVGETVVGKGAVEGGGGGFGQGEKA from the exons ATGGCCAACGGCTTCATCGCCTATCTCCGAGGCGACCAGAATGCGCCTGGAGAGCGCAAGCTGGTTCAAAAACTCGACTTTTTTATTTTGTCATTTTGCTGTCTTATGTACTTTTTGAA TTACCTCGATCGCACCAATTTGAACAATGCATATGTCTCTGGTATGAAGGAAGAGTTGAACTTCAAGGGAAATCAATTGAACCAAATCAACACTGTATTCACCGTAGG ATACACCATCGGCCAGGTCCCCTGCAACATAGCCCTCTACTATATTAAACCGCGTTACTTCTTCCCAGCATGCATG GTAGCATGGGCGGGCCTAACCATGGCAACAGCCGCGGCCCAAAAACCACAAGATATCATGGCCATCCGCTTCTTCCAAGCAATCTTCGAGTCCTCAACTTTCGTAGGAACACACTACATACTAGGATCCTGGTACACAGAGAAAGAGCTTGGGAAAAGGTCTGGAATCTTTACTGCGAGTGGGCTTGCAGGCACGATGATTGGCGGGTTTATTCAGACGGGTATTCACAGTAGTATGGATGGGTTAAGGGGGATGAGTGGGTGGAGATGGTTGTTTG TAATCGACGGCATCATAACCCTCCCAGTCGCCCTCTACGgcctcctcctcttcccaGATACCCCCCACACAACCCACGCCCCCTACCTCACCCCCTCGGAGCGCGCCCTCGCAAAATCCCGCATCCCCCCCGTCCCCCACCGCACCCCAATATCCCTCTCCTTCCTCAAACACTGCTTCAGCACCTGGTACTGGTACTTCTTCGTCGTGCTGTGGATCCTCGCTGGCGAAACAGAATCCTTTTCCTCAAACGCCCTGCTACAACTCTACCTACGCTCGCACCCTACGAAAAAGTACACCGTCGCACAAAACAACAACTACCCGACGGGTGTGCCGGCCGTGGGGATAGCAAGCACATTGTTCTGGGCGACGGTGACGGATTATTGGGGCGGCAGGAGGTGGATGGTGGGGTATTGGATTGCGGGTACGGGCATTGTTACGTCTGCTGTTATGTTGGCGTATCCGGAGAGTACGGCTGTGCATTTTGCCATGTATTATTGGGCGGGGAGTGTGTATGCGTGCCAGGCTACGTTTTTCGCTTGGGCGAATGATGTGCTGAGGTATGAAGAGGATAGTCTAAGGGCTGTGGTGATTGCGAGTATGAATATGGGGAGTAATGCGGTGAATGCTTGGTGGAGTATCTTGTTCTATGGGGCGAACTTTGCGCCGTATTTCACGAGGGGCATGTGGGCTATGATTGCGGTTAGTATTGCGATGGGGGTTTGGACGGCGGGGGTGGTGTGGATGCAGAAGAGGACGGAGGGGAGGAGGGGGGTCGATGGCGTGGTGGGCGAGACGGTTGTGGGGAAGGGTGCGGTTGagggtggtggtggtgggttTGGTCAGGGGGAGAAGGCGTAA